A single window of Colletes latitarsis isolate SP2378_abdomen chromosome 11, iyColLati1, whole genome shotgun sequence DNA harbors:
- the LOC143347850 gene encoding uncharacterized protein LOC143347850 isoform X1 gives MSRPLRGERDHVSRCDLREQRDLRDLRDLHDIRDLRDLRDLRDVRDVRDNRERHGSGRHHRDEYLDYDHHPTAASTSALTNNPGLVPWKRPVVQHPRCLSFAAAFNPLASILANTCSRASTSRGSEVLMRQTHGR, from the exons ATGTCGAGACCGCTTCGCGGTGAACGGGACCACGTGAGCCGTTGCGACCTCCGAGAACAGCGCGACCTCCGCGACCTTCGGGACCTACACGACATCAGGGACCTGCGGGATCTCAGGGACCTCCGGGACGTAAGGGACGTCAGGGACAACAGAGAGAGACACGGTTCCGGGAGACACCATCGGGACGAGTACCTGGATTACGATCACCATCCCACCGCTGCGTCCACCTCTGCACTCACCAACAATCCG GGGCTAGTTCCGTGGAAACGGCCGGTGGTGCAGCATCCTCGGTGCCTCTCGTTTGCAGCTGCATTCAACCCCCTGGCTTCCATTCTCGCCAACACATGCAGCCGTGCATCCACCTCTCGAGGGTCAGAAGTCCTAATGAGACAGACACACGGTAGATGA